One Amorphoplanes digitatis genomic window carries:
- a CDS encoding FAD-dependent monooxygenase: protein MVPQLLDHMRDNASGFHFDARIQVIMEHWTRGRVALVGDAGYAVSLTTGQGASMAMVGAYVLAGEIAASGTDLAAGITRYEDELREYVLRNQAAARNLNDQNRSDDAQPGPGDFTDFGTMVQDLSLKDYPPPVRLACAGARNRTWSAQR, encoded by the coding sequence GTGGTCCCGCAGCTCCTCGACCATATGAGGGACAACGCTTCGGGGTTCCACTTCGACGCCCGCATCCAGGTGATCATGGAGCACTGGACGAGGGGACGGGTCGCACTGGTCGGCGATGCCGGCTACGCGGTGTCGCTCACCACCGGTCAAGGTGCGTCGATGGCGATGGTCGGCGCCTACGTCCTGGCCGGCGAGATCGCAGCCTCGGGTACGGACCTGGCGGCAGGCATCACCCGCTACGAGGACGAACTCCGTGAGTATGTGCTGCGCAACCAGGCGGCCGCGCGAAACCTCAACGATCAGAACCGGAGCGACGACGCTCAGCCCGGCCCCGGCGACTTCACCGACTTCGGAACCATGGTCCAGGATCTGTCCCTGAAGGACTATCCGCCGCCGGTCCGCCTCGCCTGTGCGGGCGCTCGAAACAGAACCTGGAGTGCGCAACGATGA
- a CDS encoding PAS domain-containing protein: protein MLRAIEWAVLGICSAAAIVHGVRRHRPARIGAWLLLAGAIVASAAGDVLTALNRPRVADVCFYAMFVLVAGGLLQLTRGGAILVDRARLLDLLALACSTLLVVWVSVIGDAGQIGDISGAYVIGALLLLAVVTRVLVAVGRNLAAMLLVIGAVGVLVSDIVQPLWPGRLSESGFVVLYLAWGAAALHPSMVRLTEPATPRPSPWRRRWAALLGISVVTPPVVLLVEAVHGTVGDGVVIAVAGAITLLLTITRLTDSMTLNRRALTRERGLRQASAALVAAADTSAVDEAVRAAIAQLMPPDAVRGIDFATDDSQLTLEAVPGLDAGPPHRSWWIEDAERDYATLVCPLWLEPLAVARPSGGALILAGRRDTLTATRDTLEVLAGQAALALDRISLVEAVGRRDSDLYLRAVIRNSADIMVVIDEDQRIRYASPSLRELLGVDDLPPLATLDDLVHPDDRHQLRQVFRSSGDGVVYCSLLRADDSQALVEATYRDLRDDRLVQGFVVTMRNFPQGREPNEQPPHGDNLDELPARVNRRSARHKFRY from the coding sequence GTGCTGAGGGCCATCGAGTGGGCTGTGCTGGGAATCTGTAGCGCGGCCGCCATCGTCCACGGGGTCCGCCGTCACCGGCCTGCCCGGATCGGAGCCTGGCTGCTGCTCGCCGGCGCCATCGTGGCGAGCGCCGCCGGCGACGTGCTGACCGCGTTGAACCGGCCACGGGTGGCCGATGTCTGCTTCTACGCCATGTTCGTGCTGGTCGCAGGCGGCCTGTTGCAACTGACCCGCGGCGGCGCGATTCTCGTCGACCGGGCACGGCTCCTCGACCTGCTCGCACTCGCGTGCTCGACGCTGCTGGTGGTCTGGGTGTCCGTCATCGGCGACGCGGGCCAGATCGGAGACATCTCCGGGGCGTACGTCATCGGAGCCCTGCTGCTGCTCGCGGTCGTCACCCGCGTGCTGGTCGCCGTCGGCCGGAACCTCGCGGCAATGCTGCTGGTCATCGGTGCCGTGGGTGTGCTGGTCAGTGACATCGTGCAGCCGCTGTGGCCGGGCAGGCTGAGCGAGTCCGGGTTCGTGGTGCTCTATCTGGCCTGGGGCGCCGCCGCGCTGCACCCGTCGATGGTGCGGCTCACCGAGCCGGCGACGCCGCGCCCGAGCCCGTGGCGCAGGCGCTGGGCGGCGCTGCTGGGCATCTCCGTCGTCACCCCGCCGGTCGTTCTGCTGGTCGAGGCGGTCCACGGCACGGTCGGCGATGGTGTGGTGATCGCCGTGGCCGGAGCGATCACACTTCTCCTGACCATCACGCGGCTGACCGACTCGATGACCCTGAACCGCCGGGCCTTGACGCGGGAGCGCGGATTGCGGCAGGCGAGCGCCGCCCTGGTCGCCGCCGCCGACACGTCGGCCGTAGACGAGGCCGTCCGAGCCGCGATCGCCCAGCTCATGCCGCCGGACGCTGTCCGAGGCATCGACTTCGCCACCGACGACAGTCAGCTCACGCTCGAAGCGGTGCCCGGCCTCGATGCCGGCCCACCGCACCGCAGCTGGTGGATCGAGGACGCCGAGCGCGACTACGCCACGCTGGTCTGTCCGCTGTGGCTGGAGCCGCTCGCCGTCGCCCGGCCCAGCGGCGGCGCCCTGATCCTCGCGGGTCGCCGGGACACCCTTACCGCCACCCGCGACACCCTCGAGGTGCTGGCCGGTCAGGCGGCGCTCGCGCTGGATCGCATCTCCCTGGTGGAGGCGGTCGGCCGCCGCGACAGTGACCTCTACCTGCGCGCGGTGATCCGGAACAGCGCGGACATCATGGTGGTCATCGACGAGGACCAGCGCATCCGGTACGCCAGTCCCTCGCTGCGAGAGCTGCTCGGCGTCGACGACCTCCCGCCGCTGGCCACACTCGACGATCTGGTGCATCCGGACGACCGCCACCAGCTGCGTCAGGTGTTCCGCAGCTCCGGCGACGGCGTGGTGTACTGCTCGCTGTTACGAGCCGACGACAGCCAGGCGCTGGTCGAAGCCACCTACCGCGACCTGCGCGACGACCGCCTGGTCCAGGGCTTTGTGGTGACGATGCGAAATTTTCCCCAGGGCCGTGAGCCGAACGAGCAGCCGCCCCATGGCGACAACCTGGACGAGTTGCCGGCCCGGGTGAACCGGCGCAGCGCTCGACACAAATTCCGCTACTGA
- a CDS encoding helix-turn-helix domain-containing protein gives MTDGDSPDLPVGNELARWRKRKKISGQLLGDRVGMSQAKISRLENGVSNPDPQDVRSIAEALELPPQEVERLVALADRPYDRFVDWHSTEPGLPERQQFLRQLEGSTREIRTFQPAVVVGLLQTSEYARALLTGYRTELDDDNTAASPLAVSEAVAARIQRSQVLYEPRRKFSFLMIEAALANRVCGPADMLAQIGRLREVSALPNVDVRIIPQDADLPLPPAHGFEIMGDKVVFVDLFNTSLLSRDRRTVRHYQKVFDTLASVATSQIGGLLDKYQARYVRMLPGSAA, from the coding sequence GTGACCGACGGCGACTCGCCCGACCTGCCCGTCGGCAATGAACTGGCGCGCTGGCGCAAGCGGAAGAAGATCTCCGGTCAGCTGCTCGGCGACCGGGTGGGCATGAGTCAGGCGAAGATCAGCCGGCTTGAGAACGGCGTCTCCAACCCCGACCCGCAAGACGTCCGCAGCATCGCCGAGGCACTCGAGCTGCCGCCCCAGGAGGTCGAGCGTCTGGTCGCCTTGGCGGACCGGCCGTATGACCGGTTCGTCGACTGGCATTCCACTGAGCCAGGTCTGCCCGAGCGTCAGCAGTTCCTGCGACAGCTCGAGGGCTCGACTCGCGAGATCCGCACGTTTCAGCCCGCGGTCGTGGTCGGATTGCTGCAGACCAGTGAATATGCACGCGCGCTGCTGACCGGCTATCGAACCGAACTGGACGACGACAACACCGCCGCCTCGCCGCTCGCCGTCTCCGAGGCCGTAGCGGCCCGTATCCAGCGCAGTCAGGTGCTCTACGAACCACGCAGGAAGTTCTCTTTTCTGATGATCGAGGCGGCGCTGGCCAATCGGGTGTGCGGCCCGGCCGACATGCTCGCCCAGATCGGGCGGCTACGCGAGGTCTCCGCACTGCCCAATGTCGACGTCCGGATAATTCCGCAGGACGCTGATCTGCCCCTTCCACCCGCACACGGCTTCGAAATCATGGGCGACAAGGTGGTCTTCGTCGATCTCTTCAACACCAGCCTGTTGTCACGGGACCGCCGCACCGTCCGGCACTATCAGAAGGTCTTCGACACGCTCGCCTCGGTCGCGACCTCGCAGATCGGTGGGCTGCTTGACAAGTATCAGGCGCGATACGTGCGGATGCTTCCGGGCTCGGCGGCCTGA
- a CDS encoding helix-turn-helix transcriptional regulator yields the protein MTEPALRLLVSLLQARPARRADLPALGLDDGPLDELIRAGFVTQTGDRLSYDEPAAVLARQAHATAGLIAVLPDLTREWQNHPRTTVGVELVHGHEEQWRAWARHAALTPPRAPINLYPSLDILRDVIAPSLADVVGPYPEGMRHARAVLPAAAVVTDDDRAVIDVLIRTGLRVRLARRVESWLYSDPEVLCALPLTWGEHPPPSIMIVHDPAIRALTAAYCETVWQAAAQYRTPKPEFHDVLRLLALGMSDRAIATAQCTSQRTVERRIAEAMAHYDVGTRFELGMAWSAEHVDEG from the coding sequence GTGACCGAACCGGCCCTGCGCCTGCTGGTGTCCCTCCTCCAGGCCCGCCCCGCCCGCCGCGCCGACCTGCCCGCCCTCGGCCTCGACGACGGCCCGCTCGACGAGCTGATCCGGGCCGGGTTCGTCACGCAGACGGGCGACCGGCTCAGCTACGACGAGCCAGCCGCGGTGCTCGCCCGGCAGGCGCACGCGACCGCCGGCCTGATCGCGGTGCTGCCCGACCTGACCCGGGAGTGGCAGAACCACCCGCGCACCACCGTCGGCGTCGAGCTCGTGCACGGCCACGAGGAGCAGTGGCGTGCCTGGGCCCGGCACGCCGCGCTGACCCCGCCGCGCGCCCCGATCAACCTCTACCCGTCGCTCGACATCCTGCGCGACGTCATCGCACCCAGCCTCGCCGACGTCGTCGGCCCGTACCCCGAGGGCATGCGGCACGCCCGCGCCGTGCTGCCCGCCGCGGCCGTGGTCACCGACGACGACCGGGCCGTGATCGACGTGCTGATCCGGACGGGCCTGCGCGTCCGGCTGGCCCGCCGGGTGGAGAGCTGGCTCTACTCCGACCCCGAGGTGCTGTGCGCGCTGCCGCTGACCTGGGGCGAGCACCCGCCGCCGAGCATCATGATCGTCCACGATCCGGCGATCCGGGCGCTCACCGCCGCGTACTGCGAGACGGTCTGGCAGGCCGCCGCGCAGTACCGGACGCCGAAGCCGGAGTTCCACGACGTGCTGCGACTGCTCGCGCTCGGCATGTCCGACCGGGCGATCGCCACCGCGCAGTGCACCTCGCAGCGCACCGTCGAGCGCAGGATCGCCGAGGCGATGGCCCACTACGACGTCGGCACCCGCTTCGAGCTCGGCATGGCCTGGTCAGCGGAACATGTAGATGAAGGGTGA
- a CDS encoding oxidoreductase has protein sequence MTGWTADRIPDQRGRVAVVTGANSGLGLVTATELARRGARVVLAVRNTAAGEDAARRIGGDVEVRELDLASLDSVRGFVAKLAVDHPAIDVLVNNAGVVLLGPRRVSADGFELQLATNMLGHFALTGLLLANLAAARESRVVSLSSITHRNAHLDFDDLMFERGYRATRAYGRSKLATTVFGIELDRRLRAAGSPIVSALAHPGLTRTNLTPRAWEHRGRLGRWIARAGLAATQPVEQGALAQLCAATEPGVRGGQFFGPSRLWETRGRVTEARISREAADPAVGRRLWAVAEELTGVTYL, from the coding sequence ATGACCGGATGGACCGCCGACCGCATCCCCGACCAGCGGGGCCGGGTCGCCGTCGTGACCGGCGCGAACTCGGGCCTCGGCCTGGTCACCGCCACCGAACTGGCCCGCCGCGGCGCCCGCGTCGTGCTCGCCGTCCGCAACACCGCGGCCGGCGAGGACGCCGCCCGCCGGATCGGCGGCGACGTCGAGGTGCGTGAGCTGGACCTGGCCTCGCTCGATTCGGTACGCGGGTTCGTGGCGAAGCTGGCCGTCGACCACCCGGCGATCGACGTGCTGGTCAACAACGCCGGCGTGGTGCTGCTCGGCCCGCGCCGCGTCTCCGCCGACGGTTTCGAGCTGCAACTCGCCACCAACATGCTGGGCCATTTCGCGCTGACCGGCCTGCTGCTGGCCAACCTGGCCGCGGCGCGGGAGTCCCGGGTGGTCAGTCTCAGTTCGATCACCCACAGGAACGCGCATCTCGATTTCGACGACCTCATGTTCGAGCGTGGCTACCGGGCGACGCGCGCCTACGGCCGGTCCAAGCTCGCCACCACGGTCTTCGGCATCGAACTGGACCGCCGCCTGCGCGCCGCCGGCTCGCCGATCGTCAGCGCGCTGGCCCACCCCGGCCTCACCCGCACCAACCTGACTCCCCGTGCCTGGGAGCACCGCGGCCGGCTCGGGCGGTGGATCGCGCGGGCCGGCCTGGCGGCCACCCAGCCGGTGGAGCAGGGCGCGTTGGCACAGTTGTGCGCCGCGACCGAGCCCGGTGTGCGGGGCGGCCAGTTCTTCGGCCCGTCCCGGCTGTGGGAAACGCGGGGCCGGGTCACCGAGGCCCGGATCAGCCGGGAGGCGGCCGATCCGGCCGTCGGCAGACGGCTCTGGGCGGTGGCCGAGGAACTGACCGGCGTCACCTACCTCTGA
- a CDS encoding helix-turn-helix transcriptional regulator: MTHPYARELGDFLRARRSRLRPHDVGLEPGGRRKVTGLRREELALLAGLSTDYYQRMEQGREVRPSDNVLDALAAALGLDDDERRHLFTLAHAARRPMPARMGREPEQVPDSTRRLLRVMDTPAVVLGRHLDLLDWNPMAQALLGDPGDHPPERLNMLLLMFDDTLTGERSCPDWERQALDYIGMMRTAVATDPTHPRATAIVGELSIRSAEFRRLWARHDVRASVSGTKTFRVREVGDVVLDWDTYPLPGNPGPVMLVFTAEPGSADADRLRLLASLHATRLIS; encoded by the coding sequence ATGACCCACCCGTACGCCCGTGAGCTCGGTGACTTCCTGCGCGCCCGGCGCAGCCGGCTGCGCCCACACGACGTCGGCCTGGAGCCGGGCGGCCGGCGCAAGGTCACCGGCCTGCGACGTGAGGAACTGGCCCTGCTCGCCGGGCTGAGCACCGACTACTACCAGCGGATGGAGCAGGGCCGGGAGGTACGCCCGTCCGACAACGTCCTGGACGCGCTCGCCGCCGCGCTCGGCCTCGACGACGACGAACGCCGGCACCTGTTCACCCTGGCCCACGCCGCCCGACGGCCGATGCCCGCCCGGATGGGCCGCGAGCCGGAACAGGTCCCCGACAGCACGCGGCGACTGCTGCGGGTGATGGACACCCCGGCGGTCGTGCTCGGCCGGCACCTCGATCTGCTCGACTGGAACCCGATGGCGCAGGCGCTGCTCGGCGACCCGGGCGACCACCCACCCGAGCGGCTCAACATGCTGCTGCTGATGTTCGACGACACGCTGACCGGCGAGCGTAGCTGCCCGGACTGGGAGCGCCAGGCCCTGGACTACATCGGCATGATGCGCACCGCCGTCGCCACAGACCCGACCCATCCGCGCGCCACCGCGATCGTCGGTGAGCTGAGCATCCGCAGCGCCGAGTTCCGGCGGCTGTGGGCCCGGCACGACGTACGCGCGTCGGTCAGCGGCACCAAGACCTTCCGGGTGCGCGAGGTCGGCGACGTCGTCCTGGACTGGGACACCTATCCGTTGCCCGGCAATCCCGGCCCGGTCATGCTGGTCTTCACCGCCGAGCCGGGCAGCGCCGACGCGGACCGGCTGCGACTCCTGGCGTCGTTGCACGCGACCCGCTTGATCAGCTGA
- a CDS encoding helix-turn-helix domain-containing protein — MVEELRDHPAQPGGPLGQQLLLGVLVAVVVLDRFLALEAQVRAGRAAAAQAGSAITFDPATCPIAWSRPTGVSGGSLLRELITYLYRSDPRDPDRFHAEALMFSQLTPLRPYDIHVTMPTDPRIRVIAERLITDPADSRELSAWADYTHAGLRTLTRLFQNETGLSFARWRTQVRVRAAISMLAAGATVDSVARRVGYRKTGAFIAAFRRVTGQTPGTYLRA; from the coding sequence ATGGTCGAGGAGCTGCGGGACCACCCAGCCCAGCCCGGCGGACCGCTCGGCCAGCAGCTTCTTCTGGGCGTTCTCGTCGCGGTGGTCGTACTCGATCGGTTCCTCGCTCTCGAAGCCCAGGTACGCGCGGGCCGTGCCGCTGCCGCCCAGGCCGGATCCGCCATCACCTTCGACCCGGCGACCTGTCCGATCGCCTGGTCGCGGCCCACCGGCGTCTCCGGCGGGTCGCTGCTGCGTGAGCTGATCACGTATCTCTACCGGAGCGACCCGCGGGATCCGGACCGGTTTCACGCCGAGGCCCTCATGTTCAGCCAGCTCACCCCGCTGCGCCCGTACGACATTCACGTCACGATGCCGACCGACCCACGCATCCGGGTCATCGCCGAACGGCTCATCACCGACCCCGCGGACTCCCGCGAGCTCAGCGCGTGGGCCGACTACACACACGCCGGTCTGCGAACCCTGACTCGGCTCTTCCAGAACGAGACCGGTCTCAGCTTCGCCCGCTGGCGCACCCAGGTGCGAGTGCGCGCCGCCATCTCGATGCTGGCCGCGGGAGCGACCGTCGACTCGGTGGCCCGACGCGTCGGGTACCGGAAGACGGGCGCCTTCATCGCGGCTTTCCGCCGCGTCACCGGCCAGACCCCGGGCACCTACCTACGGGCCTGA
- a CDS encoding NAD(P)-dependent alcohol dehydrogenase, producing the protein MKAIVYTRYGGPDVLHLADLPEPAAGDRQVLIRVRAAEATKSDCELRSFRYAVRWFWLPLRIAVGIRRPRRRVLGGYFAGEVVSVGARVTSFAPGDQVYGSAGLRLGAYGEYLVVGEDATIAPKPRNMTFAEAAAVPLGGLNALHFMRRASIKPGDQVLINGAGGSIGAHAVQIAHSMGARVTAVDQAIKEELVRRLGADDFIDYTTEDVATTGRTFDVILDMVPGSPYRRLIGMLHPGGRYLNGNPRLSVLIRSALTTRLTDKTVTVAFAAETKQELAAITEMIEAQEIRSIVDRTYPMSQAVAAHRRVETEQRLGAVVIIIGEPDEPAGR; encoded by the coding sequence GTGAAAGCCATCGTCTACACCCGCTACGGAGGGCCGGACGTCCTGCATCTGGCGGATCTGCCGGAGCCGGCCGCGGGCGACCGGCAGGTTCTGATCAGGGTGCGGGCGGCCGAGGCGACCAAGTCCGACTGCGAGCTCAGGAGCTTCCGGTACGCCGTGAGGTGGTTCTGGCTGCCGCTGCGGATCGCGGTCGGCATCCGGCGGCCGAGGCGCCGCGTCCTGGGCGGCTACTTCGCCGGTGAGGTCGTGTCGGTGGGCGCTCGGGTCACCTCCTTCGCCCCGGGCGATCAGGTGTACGGGTCCGCCGGCCTGAGGCTGGGCGCCTACGGCGAGTATCTCGTCGTCGGCGAGGACGCCACCATCGCGCCGAAGCCACGGAACATGACATTCGCCGAGGCCGCCGCCGTCCCGCTCGGCGGGCTCAACGCCCTGCACTTCATGCGGCGCGCGAGCATCAAGCCCGGGGACCAGGTGCTGATCAACGGGGCCGGCGGCAGCATCGGCGCTCATGCCGTCCAGATCGCCCACTCGATGGGCGCGCGGGTCACCGCGGTCGACCAAGCGATCAAGGAGGAACTCGTCCGGCGCCTCGGGGCAGACGACTTCATCGACTACACCACGGAGGATGTCGCGACCACCGGCCGCACGTTCGACGTCATCCTCGACATGGTCCCCGGTAGCCCGTACCGCCGTCTCATCGGGATGCTGCACCCGGGCGGGCGCTATCTCAACGGGAACCCGCGTCTGTCGGTGCTGATCCGCTCGGCGCTGACCACCCGGCTCACCGACAAGACCGTCACCGTGGCCTTCGCCGCCGAGACGAAACAGGAACTGGCGGCGATCACCGAGATGATCGAAGCCCAGGAGATCCGATCGATCGTCGACCGGACCTACCCGATGTCACAGGCGGTCGCCGCCCACCGCCGGGTCGAGACCGAGCAGCGGCTGGGCGCGGTCGTGATCATCATCGGCGAGCCGGACGAGCCGGCCGGACGCTGA
- a CDS encoding histidine kinase N-terminal 7TM domain-containing diguanylate cyclase translates to MRTAIVALYAGAGLIALVYAALTYRRRSGTPLALPLSLVMAGAAGWSLTSACALVAPTFGPALGFHYAIFPGVAMVVAGFFWHTMVASGHRPPRPALILIEPLLLVAVIATDPWHHTFYRKVEAGSFGVVAQPGPGYWVHVLYGYVLMAVGTVLVIRAMRRAVRGQRRTYRWFLVGAIAPTAGNLVTVFLDVDMRGLDLTPVLFLVTGVVWWWSDRSGVTSERVPVTYAQVISALSDAVMVLDPHGRFLDVNPAATKLLAAVNPAGGAVIGKRWQEVADPHFTAMVADTGQTTISGPSGEVYDFRVVKIEAADGSSTGTVVVARDITELERLRAELTEQAVRDGLTGVYNRRQLDAVLEAQAHAAAEGHPLSIVMIDVDHFKAVNDRYGHAIGDQVLVHLARQLTGSVRECDMVARYGGEEFVVVLPGVPAQAAAERADLWRRQCAATSVETPLGTLHVTFSAGVAQLTAGGSPDDLLRLADEALYRAKRAGRNQILVAEPTSTSQHW, encoded by the coding sequence ATGCGGACGGCAATCGTCGCTCTGTACGCGGGAGCCGGCCTGATTGCCCTGGTGTACGCCGCATTGACGTACCGGCGGCGGTCCGGGACACCGCTGGCCCTTCCGCTCAGCCTCGTCATGGCCGGCGCGGCGGGATGGTCGCTGACCAGCGCCTGCGCCCTCGTGGCGCCGACGTTCGGGCCGGCGCTCGGCTTCCATTACGCGATCTTCCCCGGCGTGGCGATGGTCGTCGCGGGCTTCTTCTGGCACACCATGGTCGCCTCGGGGCACCGGCCGCCACGGCCCGCGCTGATACTGATCGAGCCTTTGCTCCTGGTGGCCGTCATCGCCACCGATCCGTGGCACCACACCTTCTACCGGAAGGTGGAGGCGGGCAGCTTCGGGGTCGTCGCGCAGCCCGGTCCGGGGTACTGGGTGCACGTCCTTTACGGCTACGTCCTGATGGCGGTCGGCACGGTGCTGGTGATCCGGGCGATGCGCCGGGCCGTCCGCGGCCAGCGGCGGACCTACCGGTGGTTCCTGGTCGGCGCGATCGCGCCGACGGCGGGCAACCTGGTGACGGTGTTCCTCGACGTGGACATGCGCGGTCTCGACCTGACGCCGGTGCTGTTCCTGGTCACCGGCGTCGTCTGGTGGTGGTCCGACCGCTCGGGGGTGACCTCCGAACGGGTGCCGGTCACCTATGCGCAGGTCATCTCGGCGCTCAGCGACGCGGTGATGGTGCTGGACCCCCACGGCCGGTTCCTCGACGTCAACCCGGCGGCAACCAAACTGCTCGCCGCCGTGAACCCGGCCGGCGGCGCCGTGATCGGCAAGCGGTGGCAGGAGGTCGCCGACCCGCACTTCACCGCCATGGTCGCCGACACGGGCCAGACCACCATCTCCGGCCCCTCGGGCGAGGTGTACGACTTCCGGGTCGTCAAGATCGAGGCCGCCGACGGCAGCAGCACCGGCACCGTCGTGGTGGCCCGGGACATCACGGAGCTGGAGCGGCTCCGCGCCGAGCTGACCGAGCAGGCCGTGCGCGACGGCCTTACCGGGGTGTACAACCGGCGGCAGCTGGACGCCGTGCTGGAGGCACAGGCCCACGCCGCCGCCGAGGGCCACCCGCTGTCGATCGTGATGATCGACGTGGACCACTTCAAGGCCGTCAACGACCGGTACGGGCACGCGATCGGCGACCAGGTACTCGTCCACCTGGCCCGGCAGCTGACCGGCTCGGTCCGGGAGTGCGACATGGTGGCCCGCTACGGCGGCGAGGAGTTCGTGGTCGTCCTGCCGGGTGTTCCCGCGCAGGCCGCGGCCGAGCGCGCCGACCTGTGGCGCCGGCAGTGCGCCGCCACCTCGGTCGAGACGCCGCTCGGCACGCTGCACGTCACGTTCAGCGCCGGCGTCGCGCAACTGACCGCCGGCGGCAGCCCCGACGACCTGCTCCGCCTCGCCGACGAGGCGTTGTACCGGGCCAAGCGGGCCGGCCGCAATCAAATCCTGGTCGCCGAACCCACGAGCACCTCTCAGCACTGGTAG
- a CDS encoding siderophore-interacting protein — protein MTGIAERLADLASGAMLDNAYVTGCSRLSPEFVRVELTAQEFRKATWVPGAKLQFRPRRGSMSLRTYTPTSWDAARGVTELIAYTHGTGPAAHWFERVTPGRTCEVFGPRRSIDLREATGPVLFIGDESSVALACALRTVASDVAYVFEARDPAGLTDVLAQLRITERVAVATKSTDRDELLRQARHGAMRAPYTLLVTGDAATVHAVRRDSRGWERKPRQIKGKAYWAEGRTGLD, from the coding sequence ATGACCGGAATCGCCGAACGCCTGGCCGACCTTGCCAGCGGCGCAATGCTGGACAACGCCTACGTCACCGGGTGCAGCCGCCTCTCGCCCGAGTTCGTCCGGGTGGAGCTGACCGCCCAGGAGTTCCGGAAGGCGACGTGGGTTCCGGGAGCGAAACTTCAGTTCCGGCCGCGGCGCGGCTCGATGAGCCTGCGCACCTACACACCGACGAGCTGGGATGCCGCACGGGGCGTGACCGAGCTGATCGCGTACACGCACGGAACCGGCCCGGCGGCGCACTGGTTCGAGCGGGTGACGCCAGGCCGGACATGTGAGGTGTTCGGGCCACGCCGCTCGATCGACCTGCGCGAGGCCACCGGTCCGGTGCTCTTCATCGGCGACGAGTCCAGCGTGGCGCTCGCCTGCGCGCTGCGTACAGTCGCCAGTGACGTGGCGTATGTCTTCGAGGCCCGCGACCCTGCCGGGCTCACCGATGTGCTGGCCCAGTTGAGGATCACCGAACGAGTCGCCGTGGCCACGAAGTCCACCGACCGCGACGAGCTGCTCCGCCAGGCCCGCCACGGCGCCATGCGGGCGCCGTACACCCTACTCGTCACCGGCGACGCGGCGACGGTACACGCCGTCCGGCGAGACAGCCGGGGCTGGGAGCGAAAACCCCGCCAGATCAAGGGCAAGGCGTACTGGGCCGAGGGCCGCACGGGCCTCGACTGA